One Mesorhizobium loti genomic window carries:
- a CDS encoding protein-L-isoaspartate O-methyltransferase, translating into MNLPIDDREGFAAFLLRLRGRGTVPKALIAAFEATPRRGFLAPHFHQIAWSDRMLPIECGEAIEGADMQAAVIAALAIEAGNRVLEIGTGSGYTAAVMSRLAARIVTVDRYKTLVEQARQRFEALGIGNVIVRQTDGSGGLPAEGPFDRIVAWAAFDSLPRFLLDQLSSGGIVIAPIGPEEGEQVLAKLTKVGSRFEREDIGLVRLQPILRSVAAVI; encoded by the coding sequence ATGAACCTGCCAATCGATGACCGCGAAGGATTTGCCGCTTTCCTGTTGCGCCTGCGCGGCAGGGGAACCGTGCCGAAGGCGCTGATCGCGGCTTTCGAGGCGACGCCACGGCGCGGTTTCCTGGCGCCCCATTTCCATCAGATCGCCTGGTCCGACCGCATGCTGCCGATCGAGTGCGGCGAGGCGATCGAAGGCGCCGACATGCAGGCGGCAGTGATCGCGGCTCTTGCCATCGAAGCGGGAAACCGCGTGCTCGAGATCGGCACCGGCTCCGGCTATACGGCGGCGGTGATGTCGCGGCTGGCGGCGCGGATCGTCACCGTCGATCGCTACAAGACGCTTGTCGAGCAGGCCAGGCAGCGTTTCGAGGCGCTCGGCATCGGCAACGTCATCGTACGCCAGACGGACGGCTCCGGCGGCTTGCCGGCCGAAGGGCCGTTCGACCGCATCGTCGCCTGGGCGGCTTTCGACAGCCTGCCGCGCTTCCTGCTCGACCAATTGTCGAGCGGCGGCATCGTCATCGCACCGATCGGGCCGGAGGAGGGCGAGCAGGTGCTTGCCAAGCTCACCAAGGTCGGCAGCCGCTTCGAGCGCGAGGATATCGGCCTCGTGCGGCTGCAGCCGATCCTGCGCAGCGTCGCCGCGGTGATCTAG
- a CDS encoding nucleoside-diphosphate-sugar epimerase, translating into MSFYVVVGAGPVGRETARLLGEQGHDVVLTSRSVGSNALQNVRTIQADATDASELSRICRGADAIFMCAMAAYHRWPTDFFPIIDGTVRAAEAVGAKLIVLGNLYGYGENADSPLRSDLSLDPTSRKGTARTIMWQRAVRADVPAIEIRSSDYLGHGAISYFSLVALPSIIEGKPTAFIGDLDATHAWTFTKDVASTLVAAAHYKGEWDRAFHVPSQYASPRELIQKTAVMLGQEVPAIRSYSVAEMEALGMHELIEMSYLFESPLLVDASDTEAFLGVKASSIEEMITDTLRDHL; encoded by the coding sequence ATGAGTTTCTATGTTGTTGTCGGCGCAGGCCCGGTTGGACGCGAGACCGCCCGCCTTCTCGGTGAACAAGGACATGATGTCGTTCTCACCAGCCGAAGCGTCGGTTCGAACGCGTTGCAGAACGTGCGGACCATACAGGCCGATGCCACGGACGCCTCGGAACTGTCGCGTATCTGCCGAGGCGCCGATGCCATCTTCATGTGCGCCATGGCCGCATATCATCGGTGGCCGACCGACTTTTTCCCCATCATCGACGGCACCGTGCGCGCGGCCGAAGCGGTCGGCGCGAAGCTCATCGTGCTCGGGAACCTCTATGGTTATGGGGAAAATGCCGACAGCCCGCTTCGCTCGGATCTGTCCCTGGACCCGACGTCGAGAAAGGGAACGGCCAGGACGATCATGTGGCAGCGGGCGGTCCGTGCCGATGTACCGGCCATCGAAATACGCTCCAGCGACTATCTCGGACATGGCGCCATCAGCTACTTCTCGCTGGTCGCGCTGCCCTCCATCATCGAGGGCAAGCCCACCGCCTTTATCGGAGACCTCGACGCGACTCATGCCTGGACCTTCACCAAGGACGTCGCGAGCACGCTGGTTGCGGCCGCTCACTACAAGGGTGAATGGGACCGGGCATTTCACGTTCCCTCGCAATACGCCTCACCCAGGGAACTCATCCAGAAAACCGCGGTGATGCTCGGACAAGAGGTTCCAGCGATACGCTCCTATTCCGTCGCCGAGATGGAAGCCTTGGGCATGCATGAGCTCATCGAGATGAGCTATCTTTTCGAGAGCCCCTTGCTGGTTGATGCCTCCGACACCGAGGCGTTTCTAGGGGTGAAGGCCAGTAGCATCGAGGAGATGATCACCGACACGCTGCGCGATCATCTGTGA
- a CDS encoding segregation and condensation protein B, whose translation MSERANASVIPFKVDDGPEEGELDQASVQNPAQNPAERLHMAEAVRMAEAIVFASAEPVSEKQLAARLPDGINIALAMAELQQVYARRGVNLVRVGDAWAFRTAGDLAFLMSRDTVQQRKLSRAALEVLAIIAYHQPVTRAEIEDIRGVETSKGTLDTLLETEWVRMRGRRKTPGRPVTYGTTETFLDHFALEEIRDLPGMEELKGAGLLSGRMPSNFSIPQPPADPDVLTEDEDPLTDIDLEELGLLTPRVTED comes from the coding sequence ATGAGCGAACGCGCCAACGCTTCGGTCATTCCCTTCAAGGTGGATGACGGGCCGGAAGAGGGCGAACTCGACCAGGCGTCCGTCCAGAATCCGGCACAGAACCCGGCCGAGCGCCTGCATATGGCGGAGGCCGTGCGGATGGCCGAGGCGATTGTCTTCGCCAGTGCTGAACCCGTCAGCGAAAAGCAGCTTGCAGCGCGCCTTCCCGACGGCATCAACATCGCCCTGGCCATGGCGGAACTGCAGCAGGTCTACGCCCGGCGCGGCGTCAATCTGGTGCGGGTCGGCGACGCTTGGGCGTTCCGCACCGCTGGGGATCTCGCCTTCCTGATGAGCCGCGACACGGTGCAGCAGCGCAAGCTGTCGCGCGCGGCGCTCGAAGTGCTGGCGATCATTGCCTATCATCAGCCGGTGACGCGCGCCGAGATCGAGGATATCCGCGGTGTCGAGACGTCGAAGGGCACACTGGACACGCTGCTCGAGACGGAATGGGTGCGCATGCGCGGCCGCCGCAAAACGCCCGGCCGTCCCGTTACCTACGGCACCACCGAAACCTTCCTCGACCATTTCGCGCTCGAGGAAATCCGTGATCTCCCCGGCATGGAGGAACTGAAGGGGGCCGGCCTGCTTTCGGGCCGCATGCCGTCGAATTTTTCGATCCCGCAGCCGCCGGCCGACCCCGACGTGCTGACCGAGGACGAGGATCCGCTGACCGATATCGATCTCGAGGAACTCGGCCTTTTGACGCCGCGCGTCACGGAAGATTGA
- a CDS encoding segregation and condensation protein A translates to MAETLESKAAKAAPMDRLWAENDDSRVTGDPSLVVDVAGFEGPLDLLLHLARTQKVDLARISILALVEQYLTFVETARTLRLELAADYLVMAAWLAFLKSKLLIPKQPGEEGESGEELAAVLQFRLKRLEAMRDAAARLVNRNRLGRDVFARGMPEMVIIEKRNAYSASLYDLLTAYAQQRQKQAINNVTIARRGVWSLKDARDILTRLVGAVSDWTTLESFLIVYMTSPEERRTAIASSFAATLELVRDGTMDVRQDQTFAPIYLRGRAPAIKAVEVAS, encoded by the coding sequence GTGGCGGAAACATTGGAAAGCAAGGCCGCGAAGGCTGCACCGATGGACCGCCTGTGGGCCGAGAATGACGATTCACGCGTCACCGGCGACCCCTCGCTGGTCGTCGACGTGGCCGGCTTCGAAGGTCCGCTCGATCTCCTCTTGCATCTTGCCCGTACCCAGAAGGTCGATCTGGCGCGCATTTCGATCCTGGCGCTGGTCGAGCAGTATCTGACCTTTGTCGAGACCGCGAGGACGCTGCGGCTCGAACTCGCAGCCGACTATTTGGTGATGGCGGCGTGGCTGGCCTTCCTCAAGTCGAAGCTGTTGATCCCGAAGCAGCCGGGCGAAGAGGGCGAAAGCGGCGAGGAACTGGCGGCGGTGCTGCAATTCCGGCTGAAGCGGCTGGAAGCCATGCGCGACGCAGCGGCGCGTCTGGTCAACCGCAACCGGCTCGGCCGCGACGTGTTCGCGCGCGGCATGCCGGAAATGGTCATCATCGAGAAGCGCAACGCCTATTCCGCGTCGCTCTACGATCTCTTGACCGCCTATGCCCAGCAGCGGCAGAAGCAGGCGATCAACAATGTGACCATCGCCAGGCGTGGTGTCTGGTCGCTCAAGGATGCGCGTGACATCCTGACCCGCCTGGTCGGGGCTGTCAGCGACTGGACGACGCTGGAAAGTTTCCTGATCGTGTACATGACCAGTCCCGAGGAAAGGCGCACGGCGATCGCCAGTTCCTTTGCGGCAACATTGGAACTGGTGCGCGACGGCACGATGGATGTGCGCCAGGATCAGACGTTCGCGCCGATCTATCTGCGCGGCCGCGCACCGGCAATCAAGGCAGTCGAGGTGGCATCATGA
- a CDS encoding twin arginine targeting protein translocase subunit TatC encodes MSVSDKEKDEIEKSSAPLMEHLIELRRRLIWSLGGFFVAFLVCFFFAKKLFNLLVVPFKWATKWAGLDPHKVELIYTAPQEFFFTQVKLAMFGGMVIAFPLIATQIYKFIAPGLYKNERNAFLPFLIASPILFLMGASLVYFFFTPMVMWFFLAMQQVGTDDQVQISLLPKVSEYLSLIMTLIFSFGLVFQLPVVTSLMTRVGMLSSKALAEKRKWAIVIAFIVAAVLTPPDPMSQIGLAIPTILLYEVSIWAARWIERDQEKQRLAREKQEAGETVADKTPDEPPAPAAS; translated from the coding sequence GTGAGCGTTTCGGACAAGGAAAAGGACGAGATCGAAAAGTCGTCGGCTCCGTTGATGGAGCATCTGATCGAGCTGCGCCGGCGACTGATCTGGTCGCTGGGTGGCTTCTTCGTCGCTTTCCTGGTGTGCTTCTTCTTCGCCAAGAAGCTGTTCAACCTTCTGGTCGTCCCGTTCAAATGGGCGACGAAGTGGGCGGGTCTCGATCCACACAAGGTCGAGCTGATCTACACCGCGCCGCAGGAATTCTTCTTCACCCAGGTCAAGCTCGCCATGTTCGGCGGCATGGTCATCGCCTTTCCGCTGATCGCCACGCAGATCTACAAATTCATCGCGCCCGGCCTCTACAAGAACGAGCGCAACGCCTTTCTGCCGTTCCTGATCGCGTCGCCCATCCTGTTCCTGATGGGCGCCTCGCTGGTCTATTTCTTCTTCACGCCGATGGTTATGTGGTTTTTCCTCGCCATGCAGCAGGTCGGGACGGACGACCAGGTGCAGATTTCGCTGCTGCCGAAAGTGTCGGAATATCTCAGCCTGATCATGACGCTGATCTTCTCCTTCGGCCTGGTGTTCCAGCTGCCGGTGGTGACCAGCCTGATGACGCGTGTCGGCATGCTGTCGTCCAAGGCGCTGGCGGAAAAACGCAAATGGGCGATCGTCATCGCCTTCATCGTTGCGGCCGTGCTGACGCCGCCTGATCCGATGAGCCAGATCGGCCTGGCCATTCCGACCATCCTTCTCTACGAGGTCTCGATCTGGGCCGCGCGTTGGATTGAGCGGGACCAGGAAAAGCAGCGGCTGGCACGCGAGAAGCAAGAGGCCGGGGAAACCGTGGCGGACAAAACGCCGGACGAGCCTCCAGCGCCGGCTGCTTCGTAA
- a CDS encoding sec-independent protein translocase protein: MGSFSIWHWMIVLVIVLLVFGRGKIPELMGDMAKGIKSFKKGMADDDVADDKRTVEHRADETVSAVKEKASKS, encoded by the coding sequence ATGGGTTCATTTTCGATTTGGCACTGGATGATCGTGCTGGTGATCGTGCTGCTGGTGTTCGGCCGCGGCAAGATTCCGGAACTGATGGGCGACATGGCCAAAGGCATCAAGAGCTTCAAGAAGGGCATGGCGGACGATGACGTCGCCGACGACAAGCGCACCGTCGAACACCGTGCCGACGAGACCGTTTCGGCCGTGAAGGAAAAAGCCAGCAAGAGCTGA
- a CDS encoding lipoprotein, which produces MIAGAAAGCSSQASRFNSVDDVFTSSTNNQRAIINKQDAVQPYPGDVSAAPLDGSHTQSVSRSSVEPVSSRPLPPPVSAQAQPAPALAPAANPVRVASAPAMVRPAPHVDRTTTGTVEPAAKPFKNAQPDAPKVAEAGRPHATEIVVRDGETISGLAAHYKVPADVIMKVNGLSPTKGLKTGQKIVIPAYAYSSKAEPKVADAKQLKDGPAKDGKRDLPATAPDKVAVLPQQPKLKEGKAAAQVDASAAASQPKEPKPAQVAKATGAPGTYTVQSGDTMSSIARKTGVGVVALKQANGMKDGLLKIGQTLKVPAGGTATVASAKPAKVDPVTTATTQPPAKATPSETLASYTPPKKDAKVIQQAEDDEAVAPDATGIGKMRWPVRGRVISGFGSGKDGVDIAVPSGTPIKAAENGVVIYAGDGLKEFGNTVLVRHENGLVTVYGHASSIEVQRGQKVKRGQEIALSGMSGTTDSPKLHFEVRKNSAPVDPSTYLE; this is translated from the coding sequence ATGATTGCGGGCGCGGCCGCCGGGTGCAGTTCCCAGGCTTCGCGGTTCAACAGTGTCGACGATGTCTTCACTTCCTCGACCAACAATCAGCGCGCCATCATCAACAAGCAGGATGCCGTGCAGCCCTATCCGGGCGATGTGTCGGCCGCGCCGCTTGACGGCAGCCACACCCAGTCGGTCAGCCGCTCCAGCGTTGAACCGGTTTCGAGCCGCCCGTTGCCGCCGCCCGTTTCTGCCCAGGCGCAACCCGCGCCGGCTCTCGCGCCCGCCGCCAATCCGGTGCGTGTTGCGTCGGCACCCGCCATGGTCCGGCCCGCTCCCCATGTCGACAGGACGACAACCGGTACCGTCGAGCCTGCCGCCAAGCCATTCAAGAATGCCCAGCCCGACGCGCCGAAGGTGGCCGAGGCGGGCAGGCCGCACGCGACCGAAATCGTCGTCAGGGACGGCGAGACCATTTCCGGCTTGGCCGCGCACTACAAGGTTCCGGCCGATGTCATCATGAAGGTGAATGGTCTCAGCCCGACCAAAGGGCTGAAGACCGGTCAGAAGATCGTTATTCCGGCCTATGCCTATTCGAGCAAGGCCGAGCCGAAGGTCGCCGATGCCAAGCAGTTGAAGGACGGGCCGGCGAAGGATGGCAAGCGCGATTTGCCGGCCACCGCGCCGGACAAGGTCGCCGTCCTGCCGCAGCAGCCCAAGCTCAAGGAGGGCAAGGCCGCCGCGCAGGTCGATGCGTCGGCCGCCGCGAGCCAGCCCAAGGAGCCCAAGCCGGCGCAGGTCGCCAAGGCTACCGGCGCCCCGGGCACCTACACAGTCCAGTCGGGCGACACGATGTCCTCGATCGCCAGGAAGACCGGCGTCGGCGTCGTTGCGCTGAAGCAGGCCAACGGCATGAAGGATGGCTTGCTCAAGATCGGCCAGACCCTGAAGGTGCCTGCCGGCGGAACCGCGACGGTCGCCAGCGCCAAGCCGGCGAAGGTCGATCCGGTGACCACGGCAACCACGCAGCCCCCGGCAAAGGCCACGCCGTCGGAAACGCTGGCATCCTACACGCCGCCGAAGAAAGACGCGAAGGTCATCCAGCAGGCTGAGGATGACGAGGCGGTGGCGCCGGATGCCACCGGCATCGGCAAGATGCGCTGGCCGGTGCGCGGCCGGGTGATCTCCGGTTTCGGATCCGGCAAGGACGGCGTCGATATCGCGGTGCCCTCGGGCACGCCGATCAAGGCGGCCGAGAACGGCGTCGTCATCTACGCCGGCGACGGGCTCAAGGAATTCGGCAATACGGTGCTGGTGCGCCACGAGAACGGCCTGGTCACCGTCTATGGTCATGCCAGCTCGATCGAGGTGCAGCGCGGCCAGAAGGTCAAGCGCGGCCAGGAAATCGCCTTGTCGGGCATGAGCGGCACGACGGACTCGCCGAAACTGCACTTCGAAGTGCGCAAGAACTCGGCGCCGGTCGATCCCTCGACCTATCTCGAATAG
- a CDS encoding seryl-tRNA synthetase has protein sequence MLDIKWIRDNPKALVEALVKRSWSAAEAQSTVDGLIAKDEARREHVTELQTKQERRNAASKEIGNAMRSGDAALAEKLKAEVGEIKTFIQNGEARERELDKALNDALAVLPNVPLEDVPVGKDEHDNVVKHIVGKLPTRPNWVKEHFEIGEALGMMDFERAAKLSGSRFTVLKSGLARMERAIGQFMLDLHTTEHGYEEVIPPLMVRDEVLFGTNQLPKFEEDLFFVKHGEGRLGLIPTAEVPLTNLVREEITAHEKLPLRYTALTPCFRSEAGSAGRDTRGMLRQHQFYKVELVSVTDQESSLAEHERMTQCAEEVLKRLELPFRTMVLCTGDMGFGARKTYDIEVWLPGQNAYREISSCSVCGDFQARRMDARYKDKDGKGNRFVHTLNGSGTAVGRALIAVIENYQNEDGSVTIPEVLRPYMGGLAKIEAK, from the coding sequence ATGCTTGACATTAAATGGATTCGCGACAACCCGAAGGCCCTTGTCGAGGCGCTGGTGAAGCGCTCGTGGTCGGCGGCTGAGGCGCAGTCCACCGTCGACGGGCTGATCGCCAAAGACGAGGCGCGGCGCGAGCACGTCACCGAGTTGCAGACCAAGCAGGAGCGCCGCAACGCCGCCTCGAAAGAGATCGGCAACGCCATGCGTTCGGGCGATGCCGCCCTTGCCGAGAAGCTGAAGGCCGAAGTCGGCGAGATCAAGACTTTCATCCAGAATGGCGAGGCGCGCGAGCGCGAGCTCGACAAGGCGCTGAACGACGCGTTGGCGGTGCTGCCCAATGTGCCGCTCGAAGACGTGCCTGTCGGCAAGGACGAGCATGACAATGTGGTCAAGCACATTGTCGGCAAGCTGCCGACGCGGCCGAACTGGGTGAAGGAGCATTTCGAGATCGGCGAAGCGCTCGGCATGATGGATTTCGAGCGGGCGGCAAAGCTGTCGGGCTCGCGCTTCACCGTGCTGAAGAGCGGCCTGGCGCGGATGGAACGCGCCATTGGCCAGTTCATGCTCGACCTGCACACGACCGAGCATGGCTATGAGGAAGTGATCCCGCCGCTAATGGTGCGCGACGAGGTGCTTTTCGGCACCAACCAGTTGCCGAAATTCGAGGAGGACCTGTTCTTTGTGAAGCACGGGGAGGGCAGGCTTGGCCTGATCCCGACCGCCGAAGTGCCGCTCACCAACCTTGTGCGCGAGGAAATCACCGCGCATGAAAAGCTGCCGCTGCGCTATACCGCACTGACGCCGTGCTTCCGCTCCGAGGCGGGCTCGGCCGGGCGCGACACGCGCGGCATGCTGCGCCAGCACCAGTTCTACAAGGTCGAACTGGTGTCGGTCACCGACCAGGAATCCTCACTCGCCGAGCATGAGCGGATGACGCAATGCGCCGAGGAAGTGCTGAAGCGGCTGGAATTGCCGTTCCGCACCATGGTGCTATGCACCGGCGACATGGGCTTTGGTGCGCGCAAGACCTATGACATCGAGGTTTGGCTGCCCGGCCAGAATGCCTATCGCGAAATCTCGTCCTGCTCGGTCTGCGGCGATTTCCAGGCGCGGCGCATGGACGCCCGCTACAAGGACAAGGATGGCAAGGGCAACCGTTTCGTCCATACGCTCAACGGTTCGGGCACCGCTGTCGGCCGCGCTCTCATTGCCGTCATCGAAAACTACCAGAATGAAGATGGCAGCGTAACCATTCCTGAAGTGCTGCGGCCTTACATGGGCGGTCTGGCAAAGATCGAAGCGAAGTAA
- a CDS encoding twin arginine-targeting protein translocase TatB, protein MFEVGWTEMLVIAIVMIVVVGPKDLPNMLRTFGRTTAKLRAMAADFQKQFNEALKEAELDDVKKSVDELRGLSPVAEIKKQLNPFEQAAADVRAGVDAAMKPKPAADPSAPAASTPQAAEPLKNGATEMPGVSGPEAAPPTPIFPAMTDESVVATSTEPAVAPKASAAKKAVKTAPAAKAPSKAATSAKVVTAKATPAPKTSTKAATAAKPEATASTKSAAAKAAATKATAAKTEAKAEPKPAAVKKPATKKTAGAAK, encoded by the coding sequence ATGTTTGAAGTCGGCTGGACCGAAATGCTGGTGATTGCGATCGTCATGATCGTGGTCGTCGGGCCCAAGGATTTGCCCAATATGCTGCGCACCTTCGGGCGCACCACGGCGAAGCTGCGTGCCATGGCCGCCGACTTCCAGAAACAGTTCAACGAAGCGCTGAAGGAAGCCGAGCTCGACGACGTCAAGAAATCGGTCGACGAGCTCAGGGGCCTCAGCCCCGTTGCCGAAATCAAGAAGCAGCTCAATCCGTTCGAGCAGGCGGCCGCCGATGTGCGCGCCGGTGTCGACGCGGCGATGAAGCCGAAGCCGGCGGCCGATCCCTCGGCACCCGCTGCTTCGACCCCACAGGCGGCCGAGCCACTGAAGAATGGCGCGACGGAAATGCCTGGCGTCAGCGGGCCAGAGGCCGCGCCGCCAACGCCGATTTTCCCGGCGATGACCGATGAATCGGTGGTGGCGACATCCACGGAACCCGCCGTGGCGCCGAAGGCATCCGCAGCCAAGAAAGCCGTCAAGACGGCGCCGGCGGCGAAAGCGCCGTCCAAGGCCGCGACTTCCGCGAAGGTGGTGACGGCAAAAGCTACACCCGCACCTAAAACGTCGACAAAGGCCGCGACGGCGGCAAAGCCTGAAGCCACCGCCTCGACGAAGTCCGCCGCCGCCAAGGCGGCTGCTACCAAGGCAACTGCCGCAAAGACCGAGGCGAAAGCCGAACCGAAGCCTGCCGCGGTGAAAAAGCCGGCGACCAAGAAGACGGCGGGAGCCGCCAAGTGA
- a CDS encoding sugar hydrolase, with amino-acid sequence MTESKSMILGCAGKSLTREEINFYRNECPWAFILFARNISETEQIRDLVAEMRDCIGRPDALVFIDQEGGRVQRLRPPLAPNYPAGGALGALWRDDHDAGARAAWLMARLHAFDLLRYGITADCLPVLDVPIEGASDVIGARAYGKEPRAVIELGRAAAEGLMSGGVLPVMKHIPGHGRAFADTHFELPTVDASLSDLQRHDFAPFRELNDLPMAMTAHVVYSAIDPKNPATTSGKVIDEIIRRDIGFDGLLMSDDTSMKALSGDFPTKAASILAAGCDLVLHCNGVFEEMAGIASRTTGLEGKSLERAKRALTYIKKRDAVEETEIRAEFATYFDAVA; translated from the coding sequence ATGACCGAATCAAAATCCATGATCCTCGGCTGTGCCGGGAAATCGCTCACCCGCGAAGAAATCAATTTCTATCGCAATGAATGCCCGTGGGCCTTCATCCTGTTTGCCCGCAACATCAGCGAGACCGAGCAGATCCGCGATCTGGTTGCCGAGATGCGCGATTGCATCGGACGCCCCGACGCGCTGGTGTTCATCGACCAGGAAGGCGGCAGGGTGCAGCGCCTGCGGCCGCCGCTGGCGCCGAACTATCCGGCCGGCGGCGCGCTTGGCGCGCTGTGGCGCGACGATCACGACGCCGGCGCCCGTGCAGCCTGGCTGATGGCGCGCCTGCATGCCTTCGACCTGCTGCGCTACGGCATCACGGCGGATTGCCTGCCGGTGCTCGACGTGCCGATCGAAGGTGCCAGCGATGTCATCGGCGCGCGCGCCTATGGCAAGGAGCCGCGCGCGGTCATCGAACTCGGCCGCGCCGCCGCCGAAGGCCTGATGTCGGGCGGCGTGCTGCCCGTGATGAAGCATATTCCCGGTCATGGCAGGGCCTTCGCCGACACGCATTTCGAACTGCCAACAGTCGACGCCTCGCTCAGCGATCTGCAGCGGCATGACTTTGCCCCGTTCCGGGAGCTTAACGACCTGCCGATGGCAATGACGGCGCATGTCGTCTATAGCGCCATCGACCCGAAGAACCCGGCGACGACATCCGGCAAGGTCATCGACGAGATCATCCGCCGCGACATCGGTTTTGACGGGCTGTTGATGAGCGACGATACCTCGATGAAGGCACTTTCTGGGGATTTCCCGACAAAGGCGGCCTCGATCCTTGCGGCGGGCTGCGATCTGGTCCTTCACTGCAACGGCGTTTTCGAGGAGATGGCGGGCATTGCGTCGCGCACCACGGGGCTTGAGGGCAAGTCGCTGGAGCGTGCAAAGCGGGCCCTGACCTATATAAAGAAGCGCGATGCGGTCGAGGAGACCGAGATACGCGCGGAATTTGCCACCTATTTCGATGCGGTGGCCTAA
- a CDS encoding stationary phase survival protein SurE, with translation MRILLTNDDGIHAEGLASLERVARTLSDDVWVVAPEQDQSGYAHSLSISEPLRLRKIGEKHFAVRGTPTDCVIMGVKKILPGAPDLILSGINSGANIADDVTYSGTVAGAMEGALLGIRSIALSQGYSYVGEDRVVPYETTEALAPALLKKLVATPLPDGVLLNVNFPNCLPEEVAGTVVTTQGKLVHSLWVDERRDGRGLPYYWLRFGREPVEGKHGTDLYALRNRLVSVTPLQLDLTAHEIRDQLSKALA, from the coding sequence ATGCGCATTCTTCTGACCAATGACGACGGCATTCATGCCGAGGGCCTGGCGTCGCTTGAACGCGTCGCGCGCACACTGTCCGACGATGTCTGGGTGGTGGCGCCGGAGCAGGACCAGTCCGGCTATGCCCATTCGCTGTCGATCTCGGAGCCGCTGCGGCTGCGCAAGATCGGCGAAAAGCACTTCGCCGTGCGCGGCACACCGACCGATTGCGTCATCATGGGGGTCAAGAAGATCCTGCCCGGTGCGCCGGACCTGATCCTGTCCGGCATCAATTCGGGCGCCAACATCGCCGACGACGTGACTTATTCGGGAACCGTCGCCGGCGCCATGGAAGGCGCGCTGCTCGGTATCCGCTCGATCGCGCTCAGCCAGGGTTACTCCTATGTCGGCGAGGATCGCGTCGTGCCTTACGAGACCACCGAGGCGCTGGCGCCGGCACTGCTGAAGAAGCTCGTCGCGACGCCGCTGCCGGACGGCGTGCTGCTCAACGTCAATTTTCCCAACTGCCTGCCCGAAGAGGTTGCCGGCACAGTGGTCACCACGCAAGGAAAGCTCGTGCACAGCCTGTGGGTCGACGAGCGCCGTGACGGGCGCGGCCTGCCTTACTACTGGCTGCGCTTCGGCCGCGAGCCGGTTGAGGGCAAGCACGGCACCGACCTCTACGCGCTGCGCAACCGCCTGGTGTCGGTGACGCCGTTGCAGCTCGACCTCACCGCGCATGAGATCCGTGACCAGCTGAGCAAGGCGCTTGCATGA